Proteins encoded in a region of the Mycobacterium branderi genome:
- a CDS encoding amidohydrolase family protein: MRVSFDVRNADADTLSRPELRPVTMVSADSHVSLPPKMYKDYLDPQYHDSWSDYLADVAIINKVVELTGYPAPADALEIYDKRGVVSAAGEIGYFDPVWRLRQVEAEGIVAEFLHPFGPLGFVPFSDVQNSRCSHELRVAGARAHNRFLTEFCSEAPGRLLGVPLIYPWPDWDAGVADIVRARESGFHAIFPPMMPGTPDDLPALYDPWWDPMWAACQDVGMVVHIHAGFGNPQGSVVEMVRSVFSRTEGGAADTADKEGLAAIDPSLLPKFDPDAESETGGTNSFLSELFETFGERRPLWQLMWGGVFDRFPKLKVAFQEIHADWVPATLEYLDRAHAAEPGSMKLTPSEYWARHCAVGTSLMRYGDVAVRHEVGLNKMMFGSDFPHFEGTWPNTHDWIRTTLGSVPEVEARAILGENAIDFYGLDRALLEKTAKRVSPLPGELFNGQPVDPKLIRHFEFRAGINKPVNFNVDQMNQAFEEDRAGALKALAATTGNSG; the protein is encoded by the coding sequence ATGCGGGTCAGTTTTGATGTACGGAATGCCGACGCCGACACGCTCTCACGCCCGGAGTTGAGGCCGGTGACGATGGTGTCGGCGGACTCGCATGTGTCTTTGCCGCCGAAGATGTACAAGGACTATCTCGATCCGCAGTACCACGACTCATGGAGTGACTACCTCGCTGACGTGGCGATTATCAACAAAGTCGTCGAACTGACCGGGTATCCAGCCCCAGCGGACGCTCTCGAGATTTACGACAAGCGTGGCGTGGTGTCGGCAGCGGGCGAGATCGGTTATTTCGATCCGGTGTGGCGACTTCGGCAGGTGGAGGCCGAGGGCATCGTGGCCGAATTCTTGCATCCGTTCGGGCCGCTAGGTTTCGTGCCATTCAGCGATGTGCAGAACTCGCGGTGTTCGCATGAGTTGCGGGTGGCGGGGGCCCGTGCACATAACCGGTTCTTGACGGAGTTCTGCTCGGAAGCTCCGGGGCGCTTGTTGGGAGTGCCGCTGATCTATCCGTGGCCGGACTGGGATGCCGGGGTGGCTGACATCGTGCGAGCGCGGGAGTCGGGATTCCACGCGATTTTCCCGCCGATGATGCCGGGGACGCCAGACGATTTGCCGGCGTTGTACGACCCCTGGTGGGACCCGATGTGGGCGGCGTGCCAGGACGTCGGCATGGTCGTGCACATCCACGCCGGCTTCGGCAACCCGCAGGGTAGCGTTGTCGAAATGGTGCGGAGCGTGTTCAGCCGTACCGAAGGCGGGGCAGCAGACACCGCGGACAAGGAAGGGTTGGCGGCGATCGACCCCAGCCTGCTACCCAAGTTCGATCCGGACGCCGAGTCTGAGACTGGCGGCACGAACTCGTTTTTGAGCGAGTTGTTCGAGACGTTCGGTGAACGTCGGCCGTTGTGGCAGTTGATGTGGGGTGGGGTGTTCGACCGATTCCCGAAGCTCAAGGTCGCATTCCAGGAGATCCATGCTGATTGGGTTCCGGCGACGTTGGAGTATCTGGATCGGGCGCATGCGGCTGAGCCGGGTTCGATGAAGTTGACGCCGAGTGAGTATTGGGCCCGTCATTGCGCGGTGGGGACGTCACTGATGCGGTATGGCGACGTGGCGGTGCGCCATGAGGTCGGTCTGAACAAGATGATGTTCGGTAGTGATTTCCCGCATTTCGAGGGGACGTGGCCGAACACGCACGACTGGATTCGTACGACGTTGGGTTCGGTCCCCGAGGTTGAGGCGCGAGCGATCTTGGGGGAGAACGCCATTGACTTCTACGGGTTGGACCGGGCGCTATTGGAGAAGACGGCCAAACGTGTCAGCCCACTACCCGGCGAGCTGTTCAACGGTCAGCCGGTGGATCCAAAGTTGATCAGGCACTTCGAGTTCCGCGCCGGAATCAACAAACCCGTCAACTTCAATGTCGATCAAATGAACCAGGCGTTCGAGGAGGACCGGGCCGGGGCGCTCAAAGCACTAGCCGCCACCACCGGGAACAGCGGCTGA
- a CDS encoding nuclear transport factor 2 family protein: MTLRNLGFRSQRGENTVSETVEHTEIGLDAVDAEEVARLQAALFRHGLMELQQDLDGTMATVAAHPVYELMNVGWRLEGRKAVREMYRRMYAGPQPLSADQRIVGAAPNSMIIEVAVHFDCFEPDVVSHDLTILTFEDGLVASERFYTDPNFTEAMRKALGDDFGDVPGVSRLWRRRHHLDGRQTDICP, encoded by the coding sequence ATGACACTGCGCAACTTGGGCTTTAGAAGTCAACGAGGAGAGAACACTGTGTCGGAAACTGTGGAACACACAGAGATAGGTTTGGACGCCGTAGACGCGGAGGAGGTCGCGAGATTACAGGCCGCGCTCTTCCGCCACGGTTTGATGGAATTGCAGCAGGATCTCGATGGAACGATGGCAACAGTCGCCGCCCATCCTGTCTACGAACTCATGAACGTCGGGTGGCGCCTGGAGGGCAGAAAAGCGGTTCGCGAGATGTATCGACGGATGTACGCCGGGCCTCAGCCCCTATCCGCCGATCAACGGATCGTAGGTGCGGCGCCGAACTCGATGATCATCGAGGTCGCAGTCCATTTCGACTGTTTTGAGCCCGACGTCGTCAGCCACGATCTGACGATCCTCACCTTCGAAGACGGGTTGGTCGCGTCCGAGCGGTTCTACACGGATCCCAATTTCACGGAGGCGATGCGAAAAGCGCTCGGCGACGATTTCGGCGACGTCCCAGGCGTTTCAAGGCTTTGGCGTCGTCGGCACCACCTCGATGGCAGGCAAACCGATATCTGTCCCTGA
- a CDS encoding amidohydrolase family protein: protein MHRREEESSMRASFDVRNADANTLSRPELRPYTIVSADSHVSLPPKMYKEYLDPKYYGSWGDFLNDMALINKVVDLQGYPFPPEALEVYDKRGVVQNAGEVGFFDPVWRLRQVEAEGIAAEFLHPLGPIGPAPFIDVTNSRCSDELRMAGARAHNRFLADFCSEAPGRLLGVPFIYPWPDWDAAVADMVWARECGFYAIFPPYTAGAPGDLPPLYDAWWDPMWAACQDLGLAVHIHVGFGNPQGAVAELARQAFGNTSGPGDGNDVSMIDPDMLPKFDPAGDSETKNSFLSAFFESFTERRPLWQLMWGGVFDRFPKLKVVFSEIHADWLPAALAYLERAHAAEPGPLKLTPTEYWQRHCAVGTSLMRYGDVAVRHEIGLNKMMFGSDYPHTEGTWPNTHDWIRTTLGSVPEVEARAILGENAIDFYGLDRALLERTAKRIGPLHGELFNGQPVDPKLIRHFEFRAGINKPVNFNIDQMNQAFEEDRAGALKALATSAKNA from the coding sequence ATGCATCGACGCGAGGAGGAGTCCTCGATGCGAGCCAGTTTTGATGTACGCAATGCTGATGCGAACACCCTGTCGCGTCCGGAATTGAGGCCATACACGATCGTCTCGGCGGACTCGCATGTGTCGTTGCCGCCCAAGATGTACAAGGAATATCTGGATCCGAAGTATTACGGATCGTGGGGCGACTTCCTCAATGACATGGCGCTTATCAACAAGGTCGTGGATCTGCAGGGGTATCCGTTCCCGCCGGAGGCTCTCGAGGTGTACGACAAGCGCGGTGTAGTGCAGAACGCCGGCGAGGTCGGCTTTTTCGATCCGGTGTGGCGGCTGCGTCAGGTGGAGGCCGAGGGAATCGCCGCAGAATTCTTGCATCCGCTCGGACCGATCGGTCCCGCGCCGTTTATCGATGTGACGAACTCGCGGTGTTCGGATGAGTTACGGATGGCGGGGGCGCGCGCGCACAACCGTTTCCTTGCGGACTTCTGCTCGGAGGCTCCGGGGCGCTTGTTGGGGGTGCCGTTCATTTATCCGTGGCCGGATTGGGATGCCGCGGTCGCTGACATGGTGTGGGCGCGCGAGTGCGGTTTCTACGCAATCTTTCCGCCGTACACCGCGGGAGCGCCGGGGGATTTGCCGCCGCTCTATGACGCGTGGTGGGACCCGATGTGGGCGGCGTGTCAGGACCTGGGCCTGGCGGTGCACATCCACGTCGGTTTCGGTAACCCGCAGGGCGCGGTTGCTGAGTTGGCGCGGCAGGCCTTCGGCAACACCAGCGGGCCTGGGGACGGGAATGACGTGTCGATGATCGACCCCGACATGCTTCCGAAGTTCGATCCCGCCGGCGACAGCGAGACCAAAAACTCGTTCTTGTCGGCGTTCTTCGAATCGTTCACAGAGCGTCGGCCGTTGTGGCAGTTGATGTGGGGTGGGGTGTTCGACCGGTTCCCGAAGTTGAAGGTGGTGTTTTCCGAGATTCATGCCGATTGGCTGCCGGCGGCGCTGGCCTATCTGGAACGTGCGCATGCGGCGGAGCCGGGTCCATTGAAGTTGACACCCACGGAGTACTGGCAGCGTCATTGTGCGGTCGGGACCTCGCTGATGCGTTACGGCGATGTGGCAGTGCGTCACGAAATCGGCCTGAACAAGATGATGTTCGGCAGCGATTACCCGCACACCGAGGGGACGTGGCCCAACACGCACGACTGGATTCGTACGACCCTCGGGTCGGTTCCTGAGGTTGAGGCGCGGGCCATCTTGGGGGAGAACGCAATCGATTTCTACGGGCTGGACCGGGCGCTGTTAGAAAGGACGGCCAAGCGCATCGGCCCGCTGCATGGCGAGCTGTTCAATGGCCAGCCGGTCGATCCAAAGTTGATCAGGCACTTCGAATTCCGCGCCGGGATCAACAAGCCCGTCAACTTCAATATCGATCAAATGAACCAGGCGTTCGAGGAAGACCGGGCTGGGGCGCTCAAAGCGCTGGCGACCAGCGCTAAAAATGCATGA
- a CDS encoding LLM class flavin-dependent oxidoreductase produces the protein MSGPKIGVFLPSISPAAEVPKDVIAAARQAEGLGFESVWVIDQLVAGSQMAFLESTTVLASVAAATQRVKLGFGVMVLPLRPVAWVAKQIASLQYLSGDRVILGVGIGEDRHPKSWGAVGVSRRERGRLTDAALRTLPDLISGRVSQGPDAVEFRLLPGATVPPILVGGISPPALNRAVDAGGWFGLPLPPAEIARVRDTLTELAAGRGRPTPTITGFVMASIAGDPAMPDRRAAVEAVADPAGMYGFPYEVADAMLTTGSPAEIVKELAALGEAGVERVTVTLVGNWFRQIELLAEAIRML, from the coding sequence ATGTCTGGACCGAAAATTGGGGTTTTCCTGCCCAGCATTAGCCCGGCGGCGGAAGTGCCCAAGGATGTCATTGCCGCGGCCCGGCAGGCGGAGGGCCTCGGGTTCGAATCGGTGTGGGTGATCGACCAATTGGTTGCCGGCAGCCAGATGGCTTTCCTAGAGAGCACCACGGTTCTTGCCTCGGTGGCTGCCGCTACCCAACGGGTCAAGCTGGGCTTCGGCGTCATGGTGCTTCCCCTGCGTCCCGTGGCCTGGGTGGCCAAGCAGATCGCTTCGCTGCAGTACCTGTCTGGTGACCGGGTGATCCTCGGTGTCGGTATCGGCGAGGACCGTCACCCGAAATCTTGGGGGGCCGTGGGCGTTTCCCGACGCGAGCGCGGCCGATTGACCGATGCGGCCCTACGGACGCTCCCTGATCTGATCTCGGGCCGTGTTTCGCAGGGACCGGATGCTGTCGAATTCCGGTTGTTGCCCGGCGCCACTGTCCCACCCATCCTGGTGGGCGGAATATCGCCACCGGCCCTGAACCGGGCCGTCGACGCCGGCGGCTGGTTCGGCCTGCCGTTACCGCCGGCCGAGATCGCTCGGGTCCGCGACACGCTGACGGAACTGGCGGCGGGGAGGGGCCGGCCGACGCCGACCATCACCGGGTTTGTGATGGCTTCGATCGCCGGCGACCCGGCGATGCCCGATCGCCGCGCCGCTGTGGAAGCCGTGGCGGACCCCGCTGGCATGTATGGGTTCCCGTACGAGGTCGCCGACGCGATGTTGACGACCGGATCTCCGGCCGAGATCGTCAAGGAGCTGGCCGCTCTAGGCGAGGCCGGAGTTGAGCGGGTGACAGTCACCTTGGTGGGGAACTGGTTTCGGCAAATTGAGTTGCTCGCCGAAGCTATCCGGATGCTCTAA
- a CDS encoding aromatic ring-hydroxylating oxygenase subunit alpha encodes MTGSVVAPEARLSPAQRLEAGPMVADLDTSKWPMKLDPERYWSQEFADLERDRLWPHAWQIACHESEIPEPGYWFEYTLLDQSYLIVRGNDNEIRAFVNACRHRGNALCEGHGHSARLTCPFHLWQYELDGRLRRISDEKEFGACDKANLALIPVQTGLFGGFVFINPDHNAPSLDDYLGDDVKALLEPYRMEELIPLGFNVSQSLAANWKVGIEAFIEQYHVHAIHPQVLTTSDDQQMHYGFFGDHNVFTVAYAVPSPRLGKVTPERIVKGFGSMAEAIQGPGALNPMEELVTPYRDEAGKIAFPPGISVRTLFQQANRAAAETDGQDVSGLTDNQMSDAHSWLLFPNTSMVVRARETLLFRFRPDPSGDPNRCIFDVVNYQWVPPKDREKLATPHNWVPEDHSLGLVLDQDREQIPRQQRGLRNRGLKKVVFARNEARIGHFHQTLNRYLGIETAS; translated from the coding sequence GTGACCGGATCCGTCGTCGCGCCGGAAGCGCGCCTGTCCCCAGCCCAGCGCCTTGAAGCCGGTCCCATGGTCGCCGACCTCGACACCTCGAAATGGCCGATGAAGCTTGATCCCGAACGCTACTGGTCGCAAGAATTCGCCGACCTCGAGCGCGACCGACTGTGGCCGCATGCCTGGCAGATCGCCTGCCACGAGTCTGAAATACCAGAGCCGGGTTACTGGTTCGAGTACACGCTGCTCGATCAGTCCTACTTGATCGTGCGCGGGAACGATAACGAGATCCGCGCTTTCGTTAACGCGTGCCGGCATCGTGGCAACGCGTTGTGCGAAGGGCACGGCCACTCCGCACGCTTGACGTGCCCGTTCCACCTTTGGCAATACGAACTCGATGGCCGCCTCCGCAGAATCTCCGACGAGAAGGAGTTCGGCGCCTGCGACAAAGCGAACCTTGCGCTGATCCCGGTCCAGACCGGCCTCTTCGGCGGATTCGTATTCATCAATCCGGATCACAACGCTCCGTCGCTCGACGACTATCTGGGGGATGACGTCAAGGCGCTGCTAGAGCCCTACCGGATGGAAGAGCTAATCCCGCTGGGCTTCAACGTAAGCCAGTCTCTGGCTGCGAATTGGAAGGTCGGCATCGAAGCGTTCATCGAGCAGTACCACGTGCACGCAATCCACCCCCAGGTCCTGACGACAAGCGACGACCAGCAGATGCACTACGGCTTCTTCGGCGACCACAACGTCTTCACCGTCGCCTACGCCGTCCCGAGCCCGCGCCTCGGCAAGGTCACGCCGGAGCGCATCGTCAAGGGTTTCGGTTCGATGGCCGAGGCGATCCAGGGCCCCGGCGCGCTAAACCCGATGGAAGAACTCGTCACGCCCTACCGCGACGAGGCCGGGAAAATCGCTTTTCCCCCGGGCATCTCGGTCCGGACCCTCTTCCAGCAGGCCAACCGGGCGGCGGCCGAGACCGATGGGCAAGACGTATCTGGCCTGACCGACAACCAGATGAGCGACGCCCACTCGTGGTTGCTGTTCCCGAACACAAGCATGGTTGTCCGCGCACGTGAAACGCTGCTTTTTCGGTTCCGCCCCGATCCCTCCGGCGACCCGAACCGCTGCATCTTCGACGTGGTCAACTATCAGTGGGTTCCCCCGAAGGATCGTGAAAAGCTTGCGACACCCCACAATTGGGTACCAGAGGACCACAGCCTCGGCCTCGTGCTTGACCAAGACAGGGAGCAGATTCCGCGTCAGCAGCGCGGCCTGCGCAACCGAGGGCTCAAGAAGGTCGTCTTCGCGCGCAACGAGGCCCGGATCGGCCACTTTCACCAAACGCTGAACCGATATCTCGGAATCGAGACGGCGAGTTAA
- a CDS encoding NAD(P)/FAD-dependent oxidoreductase, translating into MSKAGPDVVIVGAGHAGGSAAIALRQYGFTGPITLIGEEVSVPYQRPPLSKAWLKGQVDAESLALRPASFYPEHHIDLRLNQKAVKVDRKTKTVHTNTGGTVHYEKLILATGARARPLQAPGADLYGVMSLRNSVDAEMLKASLGKGKRLAVIGGGYIGLEAAASARALAAEAVVIEVMPRVLARVACEQLSTFFQDYHRDRGVRFELNVGVAGFEGVRGRVTGVKLSDGRVIPCDAALVGIGAIPNVELAQEAGLECADGVVVDATAQTSDPDIFAIGDLTRRPMPLYDCDVRLESVSNALEQARQAAATIVGKPAPRPEVTWNWSDQYDLKLQIGGLALDADSSLLRGDPASGTFAIFHLKGDVIRAVEAVNAAREFMVGKQLIASQTPIVRERLRDTTVSMKEIAAQSDPRTARESTWPRSPISNTTAPSMLST; encoded by the coding sequence ATGAGCAAGGCCGGCCCGGATGTCGTGATCGTTGGGGCGGGTCACGCAGGTGGTTCAGCCGCCATCGCCCTACGGCAATACGGATTCACCGGACCCATCACCCTTATCGGCGAGGAGGTTTCCGTCCCCTATCAGCGCCCACCTCTGTCCAAAGCATGGTTGAAGGGCCAAGTCGATGCCGAGTCCCTGGCGCTGCGGCCGGCGAGTTTCTATCCCGAACACCACATCGATCTGCGCCTGAACCAGAAGGCGGTCAAGGTCGATCGCAAAACGAAAACCGTGCACACCAACACTGGTGGCACGGTCCACTACGAAAAGCTGATCCTGGCAACCGGCGCGCGAGCCAGGCCCCTGCAGGCGCCTGGCGCCGACCTCTATGGGGTTATGTCCCTGCGTAATTCGGTGGATGCCGAGATGCTGAAGGCCTCTTTGGGCAAGGGCAAACGCCTGGCGGTCATCGGCGGTGGCTACATCGGCCTGGAGGCAGCCGCTTCGGCGCGCGCCCTGGCCGCCGAGGCGGTGGTGATCGAGGTGATGCCCCGGGTACTCGCGCGGGTAGCCTGCGAACAGTTGTCGACCTTCTTTCAGGACTATCATCGCGACCGCGGCGTGAGGTTCGAGTTGAACGTGGGCGTCGCCGGGTTCGAGGGCGTGCGGGGTCGCGTCACCGGCGTCAAGCTGTCCGACGGACGGGTGATCCCTTGCGACGCCGCCCTGGTCGGCATCGGCGCCATTCCCAATGTGGAACTGGCGCAGGAGGCGGGCCTGGAATGCGCCGACGGCGTGGTCGTGGACGCGACGGCCCAGACCTCCGATCCTGACATCTTTGCGATCGGCGATCTGACCCGCCGTCCCATGCCGCTGTACGACTGCGACGTTCGTTTGGAGAGCGTCTCCAACGCCTTGGAACAGGCCAGGCAGGCAGCAGCAACCATCGTCGGCAAGCCGGCGCCACGGCCGGAAGTCACCTGGAACTGGTCTGACCAATATGACCTGAAACTCCAGATCGGCGGCCTTGCGCTGGATGCGGACTCGAGCCTGCTGCGCGGAGATCCCGCGAGCGGCACATTCGCCATTTTCCACTTGAAGGGTGACGTGATCCGCGCCGTAGAAGCGGTCAACGCCGCGCGGGAATTCATGGTCGGCAAGCAGTTGATCGCGTCGCAGACGCCGATTGTGCGTGAACGGCTTAGGGATACGACGGTTTCGATGAAAGAGATTGCTGCCCAAAGCGATCCGAGGACGGCGAGAGAGAGCACATGGCCAAGATCACCTATATCGAACACAACGGCACCGAGCATGCTATCGACGTAA
- a CDS encoding 2Fe-2S iron-sulfur cluster-binding protein, with protein MAKITYIEHNGTEHAIDVKAGLSVMEGAVLHNLPGIDAECGGACSCATCHVFVDDAWLAKTGERTAMEESLLEFAEGVEPNSRLSCQIEVSDALDGLVLRMPESQQH; from the coding sequence ATGGCCAAGATCACCTATATCGAACACAACGGCACCGAGCATGCTATCGACGTAAAAGCGGGTTTGTCGGTCATGGAAGGGGCCGTGTTACACAACCTTCCTGGCATCGACGCGGAATGCGGCGGCGCTTGCTCCTGCGCCACATGCCATGTCTTCGTGGATGACGCGTGGCTGGCCAAAACCGGCGAGCGGACCGCCATGGAAGAATCCCTACTCGAGTTCGCCGAGGGTGTCGAGCCCAATTCGCGTCTGTCATGCCAGATCGAGGTCAGTGATGCCTTGGACGGACTGGTCTTGCGCATGCCCGAAAGCCAACAACACTAA
- a CDS encoding enoyl-CoA hydratase, protein MTEFETLLYEQPAEKIARIVLNRPEARNAQSMRMLYELNDAFDLAAQDDSVSVIILAANGPHFSAGHDLRERDALQVVADHQRVGTWCGFGCAGAESQMAFEKEMYIGLSERWRNLPKPTIAAVQGKVIAGGLMLVWPCDLIVAADDALFQDNTVSMGVSGAEFFNHPFEVGVRKAKEMLFTSDFLTAAEVHRLGMVNHVVPLAELESFSLQLASRIAEKPLFALQLAKEAVNVAQDNQGRVNAMQTSFAYHQLCHSHNQQVHGMIIDPAFMQRTFRTKNGAMS, encoded by the coding sequence GTGACAGAGTTCGAGACGCTCCTCTACGAGCAGCCGGCCGAGAAGATCGCCCGGATCGTCCTGAACCGGCCCGAGGCCAGGAATGCGCAGAGTATGCGCATGCTGTACGAGCTCAACGACGCATTCGACCTTGCCGCACAGGATGATTCGGTCAGTGTCATCATCCTCGCCGCGAATGGCCCGCACTTCTCCGCCGGACACGATCTGCGCGAGCGCGACGCGCTGCAAGTGGTGGCCGACCATCAGCGCGTCGGCACGTGGTGCGGCTTTGGTTGCGCCGGTGCCGAATCGCAGATGGCTTTCGAGAAGGAGATGTATATCGGGCTATCTGAGCGGTGGCGCAACCTCCCGAAGCCGACCATCGCTGCCGTGCAGGGCAAGGTCATCGCCGGCGGCCTTATGCTCGTGTGGCCGTGCGACCTGATCGTCGCCGCCGACGATGCACTGTTCCAGGACAACACAGTCTCGATGGGCGTTTCCGGCGCCGAATTCTTCAATCACCCATTCGAAGTTGGCGTCCGTAAGGCCAAGGAGATGTTGTTCACCTCCGACTTCCTCACCGCTGCGGAGGTGCATCGGCTCGGCATGGTGAACCACGTCGTGCCCCTCGCCGAGCTGGAGTCGTTCTCGTTACAGCTGGCATCGCGGATCGCCGAAAAGCCGTTGTTTGCATTACAACTCGCCAAGGAGGCGGTCAACGTCGCCCAGGACAACCAAGGGCGGGTCAATGCGATGCAGACATCGTTTGCCTACCACCAGCTGTGCCATAGTCACAACCAACAGGTGCACGGGATGATCATCGACCCGGCTTTCATGCAGCGGACCTTCCGAACGAAGAACGGCGCGATGTCGTGA
- a CDS encoding aldehyde dehydrogenase family protein, whose translation MTMTAEPIVDVAPEELQRLLDAQRAAQALDPIPDAATRRDRIDRFVAAVLEHGHQLAEALDADFGGRPPTISMELDVLGGLETIANTRENLEVWMAPTPVPPAMGGAIPTFVQKRPKGVVGVIGPWNFPVVLVFVPAVEALAAGNRVMIKFSDMTPRTGAVFARAVASRMSPDEVVVVNGGLQTATAFSDLRFDHLFFTGSPKVGRLIAAAAGKNLVPVTLELGGKNPAIVAPDADIAEAATRLAAARLVNNGQVCLCPDYAFIPKAGKQAFVEAYRKAVLTHFPTFVDNPDVVSIVNDANYARITRLVEDAKSKGAVEVVIVPEEEKDRLPDATSRRIPPTLLLDTPADAELNTEEIFGPVLVLHTYSDVDEAIAYVAAGEHPLSSYWYGADTDDFQRFLLNTTSGAVSRNDFALAYINHAAPFGGIGMSGSGAYHGKAGFDTFSHRRPVAHSDLPTGLVGAFVPPLTPERIETVASTAAAVAADIVSRLRRPDGLG comes from the coding sequence ATGACTATGACCGCCGAACCGATCGTCGACGTCGCGCCCGAGGAACTGCAACGCCTGCTCGATGCCCAGCGGGCCGCCCAGGCCCTCGACCCGATCCCCGACGCCGCGACGCGGCGCGATCGCATCGACCGCTTTGTCGCCGCCGTCCTGGAGCACGGCCACCAACTCGCCGAAGCGCTCGACGCGGACTTCGGCGGGCGTCCTCCGACCATCTCGATGGAGCTTGACGTCCTCGGCGGACTGGAGACGATTGCCAACACCCGAGAGAACCTCGAGGTGTGGATGGCCCCTACCCCGGTGCCCCCGGCGATGGGCGGTGCTATCCCGACTTTCGTCCAGAAGCGCCCCAAGGGTGTGGTCGGAGTGATCGGACCGTGGAATTTTCCGGTCGTGCTTGTGTTCGTGCCGGCAGTTGAAGCACTCGCCGCCGGCAATCGGGTCATGATCAAGTTCTCCGACATGACGCCGCGCACTGGAGCGGTGTTCGCCCGTGCGGTGGCCTCCCGGATGAGCCCCGACGAGGTCGTCGTCGTCAACGGCGGATTGCAGACCGCCACCGCGTTCTCCGACTTGCGGTTCGACCACCTGTTCTTCACCGGCTCACCGAAGGTGGGACGCCTCATTGCCGCTGCCGCCGGAAAGAACCTCGTGCCCGTGACGCTCGAGCTCGGCGGTAAGAACCCCGCGATCGTCGCCCCCGACGCCGACATCGCCGAGGCTGCGACACGACTCGCCGCCGCGCGGCTCGTCAACAACGGCCAGGTGTGCCTCTGCCCGGACTACGCCTTTATCCCCAAGGCGGGCAAGCAGGCTTTCGTCGAGGCCTACCGGAAGGCGGTGCTGACGCACTTTCCGACCTTCGTCGACAACCCCGACGTAGTGTCGATCGTCAACGACGCGAATTACGCGCGGATCACCCGACTCGTCGAGGACGCCAAATCCAAAGGCGCCGTGGAGGTCGTGATCGTGCCGGAGGAGGAGAAGGACCGGCTGCCCGACGCGACATCCCGCCGCATCCCGCCGACGCTGCTACTCGACACCCCGGCCGACGCCGAGCTCAATACCGAGGAAATCTTCGGTCCAGTGCTGGTGTTGCACACTTACTCTGACGTCGACGAGGCTATTGCCTACGTCGCGGCCGGCGAACACCCACTGTCGTCTTACTGGTACGGCGCCGACACCGACGATTTCCAGCGGTTCCTCCTGAACACCACGTCGGGTGCCGTCTCGCGTAACGACTTCGCGTTGGCGTATATCAACCACGCCGCACCGTTCGGCGGCATCGGGATGAGCGGTTCGGGTGCGTACCACGGCAAGGCCGGGTTCGACACGTTCTCACACCGACGTCCTGTAGCTCATAGCGACCTACCGACGGGCTTGGTTGGCGCCTTTGTTCCGCCTCTTACGCCCGAGCGCATCGAGACCGTTGCCTCCACTGCCGCCGCCGTCGCAGCCGACATCGTCTCCCGGCTGCGTCGTCCTGACGGGCTGGGCTGA